From Apium graveolens cultivar Ventura chromosome 9, ASM990537v1, whole genome shotgun sequence, the proteins below share one genomic window:
- the LOC141684859 gene encoding flavin mononucleotide hydrolase 1, chloroplatic, with protein MGVEAVISSSGRPTTLIGRFPKLSSKLSSVRMSTSASSSSLNLNYNQQKQKQKQKLPILLFDVMDTIVRDPFYHDVPSFFRMSFNELIHTKHPTAWIEFEKGLIDEMELARKFFKDGRPFDLQGLKDCMQRGYHYLDGIEELLGCLKQNGYEMHAATNYPIWFQLIEDKLKLSTYLSWTFCSCSTGKRKPDADFYLQILRHLAVNGESCIFIDDRIQNVNAAIKAGLVGLHFKNANLLRQDFSLLGIPVNENCKQQDLGELGQEHLP; from the exons ATGGGTGTAGAAGCAGTGATAAGCAGCAGCGGGAGGCCAACAACATTGATTGGCAGGTTTCCAAAACTATCATCCAAATTATCATCAGTAAGAATGTCAACCTCCGCCTCGTCGTCGTCTCTGAATTTGAATTATAATCAGCAGAAGCAGAAGCAGAAGCAGAAGCTTCCAATATTATTGTTCGATGTAATGGACACTATTGTTCGTGACCCCTTTTACCATGATGTCCCCTCCTTCTTCAG GATGTCTTTCAACGAACTAATACACACCAAACATCCAACTGCATGGATTGAGTTTGAGAAGGGTCTTATCGATGAG ATGGAACTTGCTAGAAAATTTTTCAAAGATGGAAGGCCTTTTGATCTTCAAG GACTCAAAGATTGTATGCAAAGAGGGTATCATTACTTAGATGGCATTGAAGAATTACTTGGTTGCCTTAAGCAAAATGGCTACGAAATGCATGCTGCTACTAATTATCCAATCTG GTTCCAATTGATTGAGGACAAGTTGAAACTATCCACATACTTATCATGGACATTTTGTTCATGTTCAACTG GAAAAAGAAAACCAGATGCCGACTTTTATTTACAAATTTTACGGCACCTTGCTGTTAATGGAGAAAGCTGCATCTTCATTGATGACAG GATTCAAAATGTTAATGCTGCGATAAAGGCCGGCTTAGTTGGTTTACACTTTAAAAATGCAAATTTGCTGCGTCAGGATTTTTCTCTTTTAGGCATTCCAGTAAATGAAAATTGTAAGCAGCAAGACCTTGGGGAACTTGGACAAGAACACTTGCCTTGA